The DNA sequence CTCAGGCAAAAAATACCCAGAAAGGAAAAATGCGAGGCTGGGGATGTGGCAACAACTGATGGCAAAgctggcaggggtgggaaggaggtgtGCAGGGAGGGGTGATAACGGAGGGATTGTGGTCCAGCCTCTGATCCTCCTGTTCCCCAGCCCCACGGGGGCCACATCAAATCCACGGTCTGCTTTCTGCTCTGAACACCCTTAAAATATCCCATCCAGTCAGTCCACACACCTTGGTGGACCTTGCCGTCACATCTCCCTCATCCCCTCTCACTTCCTTGTCCCCCCCACCACACTCCCCCTCATCCCCCCACCACACTCCCCCTCGTCCCCCCACCACACTCCCCCTCATCCCCCATCCCCTCACCACACTCCCCCTCGTCCCCCCACCACACTCCCCCTCGTCCCCCCATCCCCTCGCCACCTCCCCCTCGTCCCCCCGTCCCTTGCCACACTCTCTTggtccccctcaccccctctcacTCCTGCATCCATCCCCATCACCCACACTGTCCTTCTCTGGGTAGAGAGATGACTGGATTCTCAGGGGAAGACGTGACATACAGACAGGGAATAAACACTTGTACAAGAAGTCAGTAAGTTAGAGTGGctcttaaaataattcttaatatgCTTTCCTaacatattcaaattttaaatcttaaagaGTGATAACTAAACGATAACCTTCTTCATACCAATCTTCTCTTTACCTCTAGGCGTTTTAATAGCATGTTACTTGGTTTTCGCCACGAGAATGACTGCTGACCAAGCAATTATATTTGTTCGGGCGAAGCGACCCAATTCCATACAAACTCGAGGACAGCTCCTCTGTGTAAGGGAATTTACCCAGTTTCTCATCCCTCTCCGCAATATATTCTCTTGCTGTGACCCCAAGGCACACGCCGTTACTTTAGCACAGTATCTGATTCGCCAGCGGCATCTGCTTCACGGTTATGAGGCCCGCCTTCTGAAACACGTGCCCAAAATCATCCACCTCGTTTGCAAACTGTTGCTGGATTTAGCTGAGAACAGGCCAGTGACGACAGAAGAGGTGGCAGAGGGGCCCAGCCTGTGTGCGGAAATCGAAAAGACTGTTTCTGAGGTGATCACCATGCAGCTGGACAAAGAGTTACTGAGGCAGGGCAGTGACGCCTCAGACTCCTTGCCGCCCGCTGCAGTGGCCGTGGATTTTGAGAATCAGGATGTGATTCTTTCCAGCGAACAGCAGATTGACCCTCTTTGGAAGAGGCGGAATGTTGAGTGCCTTCAGCCCCTGACGCCTCTGAAGAGGCGATTCAGCTACAGCGACTCTGACTTAAAGAGGGCTGAGTCActtctggggcagggggcagctcCGTGCACGGGGCCTGCCGCAGCCTTGCTTGGCCATAACCCCAGACAGCAGAAGCCCATAAGCCACTGTCACACCCCCCAGTCTCCACAGCTTGATCTGAGTAAGGAAACGCTGGTCCGAAATACATTCTCTTTCTGGAATCAAGCTAAACTTGGAGGCCTGGAAGGACTCAGGGATGAGGGGTCACCGGGTTTCCATAGGGAGACTGCTGCGAAGGAAGTACAGCGGAGTAGAACCTTCTCCTCGGGGGTTTCAGGTCCCTACAACCCTGGGGATCCAGTGAGACCCAGCTTTGCGGATGTCCCTCGGGAACCGGACCGTTGTCCCCAGCAAGCGCCCCGTCTGTGTGGAGCTCCCGCCGCTCACTGCTCTGAGACTCCCCGCAGCCCCGGGGACCGTGACTTCCTCTGCAAAGTACCCTCCTCGGTTGGACCCACAGCCCAGGAAGGCAAAGACCTGCCCGAGGTCGCCGCGCACGCTGCTTCGCAGGCCGAACTGAGTGCCGAAGCCAGGAGAGTCCTGGCTGCCAAAGCCCTGGCAGATCTCAGTGAGCTTGCAGAAGAGGAGGGAGTGAAAAGGAAGGTAGAGATGTGGCAGGTACTTCTACTTCACTTAACTAACGTGTGGGAAGCACTTCGGTCGGGGCCGAAACAGCGTCTTACCAAATTTAAGTGCGACAGGAATCTGAAGACCTGTTTGTGTCACACTTAACTTTGGAACTTGAGGTTTCTCGGTGTCTGTGTGAAAGAAAGGGCTCAGCGCCTAGCACTTCGGGTGCTTGAGTGAGCAGGGCGTGGGTGCTCGTTGACGGGTCGGGCGGGGGGCTTCCTTCTGGCTGGGCCCGTGAGACCTGGCCTGGGGGCCACTCTGAGCATCTCTAACCTGAACTCAGGTCAGGGAGCTGCACCTGGAGAACCACGGAGAGAGGTTCTTTCCCCGAGTCGTGGGCCCAAGTGCtgagtgaggtggggggtggggggggggtgattccACAGAGCAGACGGGAGCAGCCATGGAGTGCCTTTGTGCTGTCACTTTTTCTTGACCTCGGGTCTTTGGGGTCCATTTCTTGGCTTTTAAGTTGGAATGTGGAATTTTAACCCCTTTCTGTGGTGCGCTTTCATTAGAAACACAGTCTTAAATCAGCTGTACTCTTCACCCGGCATGAGCAGCTAGTGTAGACAAAAGGCAGGCCTTCCCACGTAGTTACCAGAAGCTAGTAAACCGCCCACGTGTGGAGCTGACAGGCCCGGCTCCGTGGGATCTAGACTCCTTAGCCCATGATGTCCCACAAATCATTCGCGTAGCTGCTCCTGCGTATTCTAAGTTAATAAGCAAGGCACGTGCACTTTCCAGGAGGGTCGGAACCTTCCAGGTGCAGAGGTGGGAACTGAGGCAAGGAACCTCGCACCCGCTTATGGCCGTGTCACCGCAGAGCAAGTGCTCGTTGTCATCAGAGCCACGGGTGTTTGCCGAGTGAATACCTAACACACACGGATTTCCCACAACATGAAGTCTTTTCTTTCCGCTCCAAACTGAACAAGCCTTTTGCTCAGTCTGTGGGCCCCTCTTTACGTGGCCGTGGGCCACAGAGCTCGTGGCGGGACCCCTCGTGGGCCAGCCCTGCGCGGCTGGACTGTCATGTGAAAGCATTTCCTAGAGGTGAACACAGCCCCTTGGTTTAGATAGGCTTgccctctgtttccttttctggatTTCGTCATGGGCCTTTGAGCAATAAGACCAGTTAGTTGAATTCTGTGATTTGGACCACACAGTGCTGCCTGTTCCCTCTCATCTGCTGTTACGTCACCTGCTCTCGCAGGAACCCGTAAGGCAGGGGATACCCCACAGATTCTTTGTTAACTTAACAGTCCTCATGAGTTAAGCATCACAGACCGGGAAATCAAGGGTCACAGGGGTCGGGTCATGTGGCCGAACACAGCTGCGCTGGTGCAGCTCAGAGAACTGCATTCTGTCGTGTCAGAGAACGTGACAACGTGACGGCATTTTACTGGGCGAGCCTTTGGTTCGTGCCGTCCCGCCCAGCCTCTGGTCACACTGCACACCAGATCTGCCATGCGCGTGATCGGTGGGGAACGGGGCCCCCACAGCCGAACTTCATGGCCTCTTTATGAGATAACGAAGAGGGACCTGGAGCCGGGGGACCCGGCAGGAGCGCGGCAGGAGCCTCACGTGTGGGGTCCAGCCAAACGCGGGGAATGCTGTGTGCCCCCTTCTCACTTCGGGCCTCTGAGCGAgggccccctgccctgggctgcaCGTGTGCCCTTTGGGCCTCCAAGGACGGTGAATGAATGCATGTGGCAATTATTATGCATATTACTGTTGCACACACGCACCGTATTGACTGAAACCTAGGTCTGAACCCCGTCAGAAGTTAAAACTCTTCTTTTCCCTGCTCTCTGTGAGGTCAGCATTTAAAGCCGCCTGCAGGCGTTTGGGGTGTGGGCCAGACTTCGGGTCACTCCCCCATCGGATCTCAGGACGCGGGCTTGTCCCGTGTTCACACGGGACTCCGGAAGGGAATTGGAAAGAAGTGCATTTGCCCCGCTTGTCGCCTTCTAAGCTCTTTGCTGGGGCCGTCTTGGGGGGGTTTAGTCGGAGCTCTTCTCACCCAGGGTAACGCAGATGTGCTCTCAGTCACGCTTTTTCCTCTGCCGTTCCGCTTCGTTGCGGTGAGCATTTCTGCTTTGTTCCAAGCACCCTGAAAAGGaaggctccctctccctcttcctgaaCAGTTTCTGTGGTTTCAGGGTGGGGTGCAGAGCTTAGCGCTGAGGCCAGCCCTCCCTctgtggttgggggggggggtggttcttgAGCAGACCTTAAGCTAAATCTGCCCAACATGCAGGGCCCCCAGCTTCACAGAccgaaactgaggctcagagagactcaGTGTCTCAGCCCAGTGTGCCACCTGCTGGTGGGGGCACTGGGAAGGTCCCGGTCCACAGCCTGGAGCCCTGTGGAGCCCGGGACTGTCACTCGTGGACAGCCCGAGGGCCTTCAAACCTCAGTGGtgctgcctctctgtccctccctctccccctcccctttcccttctcacccctcctcctcctcatttccctctccttcccctcccctccctctccccctctcccttctcaccCCTCcctattccttttctccctccccatcccctcccctccctttcctcctcacctctccctcctcacctctccctctccctttaccccctccctcctcctcttcctcacccctccGCTCCAActcccccttttctccctcctctcctcttcccccgtccctcccctcctctcactCTCCTACCtacccctttcccctcccctctgtccctcttccttctcttcccctctctactcctccccctcctcttcccctccccttcccttccccttctccctctccccttctccctgtcccctcctcttctccctgtcccctccccttctccctctcccctccccttctccctctcccctccccttctccctctcccctccccttctccctctccccttctccctctccccttctccctctccccttctccctctccccttctccctctccccttctccctctcccctcccctcccctcccctcctccctctcccctcctccctctcccctcctccctctcccctccccttctccttctcccccttctccctctccccctcccctttcccttctcacccctcctcctcctcatttccctctccttcccctcccctccctctcccttctcaccCCTCcctattccttttctccctccccatcccctcccctccctttcctcctcacctctccctcctcacctctccctctccctttaccccctccctcctcctcttcctcacccctccGCTCCAActcccccttttctccctcctctcctcttcccccgtccctcccctcctctcactCTCCTACCtacccctttcccctcccctctgtccctcttccttctcttcccctctctactcctccccctcctcttcccctccccttccccttctccctctccccttctccctctccccttctccctgtcccctccccttctccctgtcccctccccttctccctctcccctccccttctccctctcccctccccttctccctctcccctccccttctccctctccccttctccctctccccttctccctctcccctcccctcccctccccttctccctctcccctcctccctctcccctcctccctctcccctcctccctctcccctcctccctctcccctccccttctccttctcccccttctccctctcccccttctcctctccccttctccctctcccccttctcctctccccctctcctctcctctctctctccctccccttttacccttctccctgtcctctccatccctcccctcccctttctccctctccttctccctctgcctctcattcttcctctccttctccctctctttctctccttcctctccctctttctcttcctctttcttttcttctttttagaaagAACTGAATTCCCGAGATGGAGCTTGGGAAAGAATATGTGGCGAAAGGGACCCTTCCATCCTGTGCAGTTTAATGTGGTCTTGGGTGGAGCAGCTGAAGGAGCCTGTGATAACCAAGGAGGACGTGGACATGTTGGCTGGCAGCCACACCGAGGCCGCAGAAGCGTTGTTTTTGTTAGAGAAGGTAAGAGGCTGTTGGCCAGTTGATAAGTTAACCAAGGCCCACAAAGTGCTTCGTGCTCAGAACTCTCGCGGAAAAGGGAACTCGTGCCGAATCCCGTATCTGGGGCTCATTTAGGTTTTTCCAAGGCGGGAAGAGATGCACACCCAGCCTAACACTTAGAAGATgcaaaaccaggggcgcctgggtggctcagtcggttaggcgtccgacttcggctcaggtcatgatctcgcggtccgtgagtttgagcctcgcatcgggctctgtgctgactgctcagagcctggagcctgtttcggattctgtgtctccctctctctctgacccttccccgttcatgctctgtctctctctgtctcaaaaataaataaatgttaaaaaaaaaaaaaaattaaaaaaaaaaagatgcaaaaccaAAAAGGGAAAATACCCATGATTCTAGGAACACCACTTTGAACATTTTCAAGTCCTTTCTTTCAAACATTTGTTAAGAAGCTGCAAATCCTTTCAGAAACAACTTCATATTTCATGTTTCAGACACACACGCTCGCACGCGACCTTATAGATGAGAACGCCCCGTGTCTGGAGTCCATTTGCCAGGCTGCCCTCTGAGCAGCTGCCTGACAGATATGAACCTGGAGGGGAGACGGGGGGAGGTCACCCCTGGGGCGTCGGCCAGGCCCTCGCTGGGTCATAATTTCTGTTTTCAGCTTTGTTTGCCTCCACGGCCCAGACAGAGTGCAGCCCCGCCTtacagggaagaggggcagcgTGTGTAGAGCAGGACTCGAACTCTGATCTGGCACAAAGCTCGCGCCCATCTGTCACACGGCACCCGCCCCGGGTTCCACGGCCTTCACTGCCATCCCCCATGCAGGGCACTTATGTTATTTCAAGTTGTTACCCCTCCACACAGCCCTGTAACGTTGAGTTCTGCTTGCGGGTCCTCTACGTTTCAGATCAGGTCCTTACAGTAGATTTCAGAGGCCACAGCAGGGGCGCCTGTACTGGGCGCAAGTTCTTCCAGTGCTGAGGTGTCTCCTTTGCTTCTCTGAAGTGAACAGCGCCCGGGGGGTCAAGCCGGACACCCCCCGTCCTTCCCCTGAGGTTCCAGCTGGCGCACTGCTGGAGGCCACagcactgtctgtctgtcccccATGCTGGTCCTCCTGTCTATCCCAGTGCTAAGTCAGCATTCGCTAGCTGCACAGAACCAGTTTTGTCCAGAAATAAGCGGATCGTCTCTGTTCACGGCAAGGAAGACATTTGATCTGCAATGACACTTGCGTGCGTATTCAGTTTTACTCTGTATAATAACTCCGCAGCTTGGATTTTATCTCCTGAAAGCTTTTCAGATTACACTAACACCCAACAGTGAATATCGGTAGAGCCCTTGGTAGGTCGTTCAGTATCAGAGGTTATGAGTACTTGGTCACAACCAGTTCCTGGCTCTGCAGTtgctttgagtttatttcttGAGGCATTTTTCAAACCGCttgtttgattttgattttgattttgattttgattttgattttgatttccgCAAACACAGGGCCAGCACCAGACCATTCTCTGCGTGTTGCACTGCATTGTGAACCTGCAGCCCATCCCTGCGGATGTGGAGGAGGCCATCCTTGCCCGCGCCATTAAAGCCTTCACCAAGGTGGGTCACACGCTGCAGGGGGCATAATCCAGAGGTCACTCACCTGctctgaaataaaactttcagCTCTGTTTTTCCTTAATGGAAGTGTGTTTGACATTTCTCAAATGTAGTTTGTAGACTTTAgccaaaatatattaatttcccAACAGTGCTATCAGAAAGAGCTGAACTTTTTGAAGAACGTTGGAACAGAGAGCTTTGATAGAGAAACACTTGGATGTTGAGAAAATACTTCTAAATCACATGCCTGGTAGGAGTCAGAGAGTCTTTCTGGTAGAGGAGTTCTGCCTTGGGCATAAACAAGTAACCGGCCCCTGAGAATCCAGCATCCGCCATTGATGGCCCGGTCCCCTGTCCTGTTAGCAAATTTAAGCAGAAagtgaaagaggggcacctggatggctcggtcggttaagcgaccaacttcagctcaggctatgatctcacggctcgtgagttcgagccccgcgtcaggctctgtgctgacagctcagagcc is a window from the Felis catus isolate Fca126 chromosome D4, F.catus_Fca126_mat1.0, whole genome shotgun sequence genome containing:
- the PTPDC1 gene encoding protein tyrosine phosphatase domain-containing protein 1 isoform X5 — translated: MQDLPRRGSALPFLSAFLQGRRHSASDPVLQLQQGRRGSAAQTLSSSSLQVMVAVASVRRADRDSACLQRKSKGNPGRPTPKYTKVGERLRHVIPGHVACSVACGGRACKYENPARWSEQEQAIKGVYSSWVTDNILAMARPSTELLEKYCIIEQFRSHGIKTIINLQRPGEHASCGNPLEQESGFTYLPEAFMEAGIYFYNFGWKDYGVASLTTVLDMVKVTTFALQEGKVAIHCHAGLGRTGVLIACYLVFATRMTADQAIIFVRAKRPNSIQTRGQLLCVREFTQFLIPLRNIFSCCDPKAHAVTLAQYLIRQRHLLHGYEARLLKHVPKIIHLVCKLLLDLAENRPVTTEEVAEGPSLCAEIEKTVSEVITMQLDKELLRQGSDASDSLPPAAVAVDFENQDVILSSEQQIDPLWKRRNVECLQPLTPLKRRFSYSDSDLKRAESLLGQGAAPCTGPAAALLGHNPRQQKPISHCHTPQSPQLDLSKETLVRNTFSFWNQAKLGGLEGLRDEGSPGFHRETAAKEVQRSRTFSSGVSGPYNPGDPVRPSFADVPREPDRCPQQAPRLCGAPAAHCSETPRSPGDRDFLCKVPSSVGPTAQEGKDLPEVAAHAASQAELSAEARRVLAAKALADLSELAEEEGVKRKVEMWQKELNSRDGAWERICGERDPSILCSLMWSWVEQLKEPVITKEDVDMLAGSHTEAAEALFLLEKGQHQTILCVLHCIVNLQPIPADVEEAILARAIKAFTKVNFDSENGPIVYDTLKKIFKHTLEEKGKMTKDGPQPDV
- the PTPDC1 gene encoding protein tyrosine phosphatase domain-containing protein 1 isoform X1 translates to MTTMPAGILPQNEEPYSTLVNDSPYAANMKGNPGRPTPKYTKVGERLRHVIPGHVACSVACGGRACKYENPARWSEQEQAIKGVYSSWVTDNILAMARPSTELLEKYCIIEQFRSHGIKTIINLQRPGEHASCGNPLEQESGFTYLPEAFMEAGIYFYNFGWKDYGVASLTTVLDMVKVTTFALQEGKVAIHCHAGLGRTGVLIACYLVFATRMTADQAIIFVRAKRPNSIQTRGQLLCVREFTQFLIPLRNIFSCCDPKAHAVTLAQYLIRQRHLLHGYEARLLKHVPKIIHLVCKLLLDLAENRPVTTEEVAEGPSLCAEIEKTVSEVITMQLDKELLRQGSDASDSLPPAAVAVDFENQDVILSSEQQIDPLWKRRNVECLQPLTPLKRRFSYSDSDLKRAESLLGQGAAPCTGPAAALLGHNPRQQKPISHCHTPQSPQLDLSKETLVRNTFSFWNQAKLGGLEGLRDEGSPGFHRETAAKEVQRSRTFSSGVSGPYNPGDPVRPSFADVPREPDRCPQQAPRLCGAPAAHCSETPRSPGDRDFLCKVPSSVGPTAQEGKDLPEVAAHAASQAELSAEARRVLAAKALADLSELAEEEGVKRKVEMWQKELNSRDGAWERICGERDPSILCSLMWSWVEQLKEPVITKEDVDMLAGSHTEAAEALFLLEKGQHQTILCVLHCIVNLQPIPADVEEAILARAIKAFTKVNFDSENGPIVYDTLKKIFKHTLEEKGKMTKDGPQPDV
- the PTPDC1 gene encoding protein tyrosine phosphatase domain-containing protein 1 isoform X3 is translated as MPAGILPQNEEPYSTLVNDSPYAANMKGNPGRPTPKYTKVGERLRHVIPGHVACSVACGGRACKYENPARWSEQEQAIKGVYSSWVTDNILAMARPSTELLEKYCIIEQFRSHGIKTIINLQRPGEHASCGNPLEQESGFTYLPEAFMEAGSVLIACYLVFATRMTADQAIIFVRAKRPNSIQTRGQLLCVREFTQFLIPLRNIFSCCDPKAHAVTLAQYLIRQRHLLHGYEARLLKHVPKIIHLVCKLLLDLAENRPVTTEEVAEGPSLCAEIEKTVSEVITMQLDKELLRQGSDASDSLPPAAVAVDFENQDVILSSEQQIDPLWKRRNVECLQPLTPLKRRFSYSDSDLKRAESLLGQGAAPCTGPAAALLGHNPRQQKPISHCHTPQSPQLDLSKETLVRNTFSFWNQAKLGGLEGLRDEGSPGFHRETAAKEVQRSRTFSSGVSGPYNPGDPVRPSFADVPREPDRCPQQAPRLCGAPAAHCSETPRSPGDRDFLCKVPSSVGPTAQEGKDLPEVAAHAASQAELSAEARRVLAAKALADLSELAEEEGVKRKVEMWQKELNSRDGAWERICGERDPSILCSLMWSWVEQLKEPVITKEDVDMLAGSHTEAAEALFLLEKGQHQTILCVLHCIVNLQPIPADVEEAILARAIKAFTKVNFDSENGPIVYDTLKKIFKHTLEEKGKMTKDGPQPDV
- the PTPDC1 gene encoding protein tyrosine phosphatase domain-containing protein 1 isoform X2, translated to MPAGILPQNEEPYSTLVNDSPYAANMKGNPGRPTPKYTKVGERLRHVIPGHVACSVACGGRACKYENPARWSEQEQAIKGVYSSWVTDNILAMARPSTELLEKYCIIEQFRSHGIKTIINLQRPGEHASCGNPLEQESGFTYLPEAFMEAGIYFYNFGWKDYGVASLTTVLDMVKVTTFALQEGKVAIHCHAGLGRTGVLIACYLVFATRMTADQAIIFVRAKRPNSIQTRGQLLCVREFTQFLIPLRNIFSCCDPKAHAVTLAQYLIRQRHLLHGYEARLLKHVPKIIHLVCKLLLDLAENRPVTTEEVAEGPSLCAEIEKTVSEVITMQLDKELLRQGSDASDSLPPAAVAVDFENQDVILSSEQQIDPLWKRRNVECLQPLTPLKRRFSYSDSDLKRAESLLGQGAAPCTGPAAALLGHNPRQQKPISHCHTPQSPQLDLSKETLVRNTFSFWNQAKLGGLEGLRDEGSPGFHRETAAKEVQRSRTFSSGVSGPYNPGDPVRPSFADVPREPDRCPQQAPRLCGAPAAHCSETPRSPGDRDFLCKVPSSVGPTAQEGKDLPEVAAHAASQAELSAEARRVLAAKALADLSELAEEEGVKRKVEMWQKELNSRDGAWERICGERDPSILCSLMWSWVEQLKEPVITKEDVDMLAGSHTEAAEALFLLEKGQHQTILCVLHCIVNLQPIPADVEEAILARAIKAFTKVNFDSENGPIVYDTLKKIFKHTLEEKGKMTKDGPQPDV
- the PTPDC1 gene encoding protein tyrosine phosphatase domain-containing protein 1 isoform X4, which produces MARPSTELLEKYCIIEQFRSHGIKTIINLQRPGEHASCGNPLEQESGFTYLPEAFMEAGIYFYNFGWKDYGVASLTTVLDMVKVTTFALQEGKVAIHCHAGLGRTGVLIACYLVFATRMTADQAIIFVRAKRPNSIQTRGQLLCVREFTQFLIPLRNIFSCCDPKAHAVTLAQYLIRQRHLLHGYEARLLKHVPKIIHLVCKLLLDLAENRPVTTEEVAEGPSLCAEIEKTVSEVITMQLDKELLRQGSDASDSLPPAAVAVDFENQDVILSSEQQIDPLWKRRNVECLQPLTPLKRRFSYSDSDLKRAESLLGQGAAPCTGPAAALLGHNPRQQKPISHCHTPQSPQLDLSKETLVRNTFSFWNQAKLGGLEGLRDEGSPGFHRETAAKEVQRSRTFSSGVSGPYNPGDPVRPSFADVPREPDRCPQQAPRLCGAPAAHCSETPRSPGDRDFLCKVPSSVGPTAQEGKDLPEVAAHAASQAELSAEARRVLAAKALADLSELAEEEGVKRKVEMWQKELNSRDGAWERICGERDPSILCSLMWSWVEQLKEPVITKEDVDMLAGSHTEAAEALFLLEKGQHQTILCVLHCIVNLQPIPADVEEAILARAIKAFTKVNFDSENGPIVYDTLKKIFKHTLEEKGKMTKDGPQPDV